CCGTGCGATCCCCGATGGAGACGCCAAAGTTCACGACGTAATCGCGCACAGCCCCAGCAAGAAGAACGCCCGGCAAATCATTGCCCGCAAACGATAAAGGCCGCTCAATCGCGCCAGTTGCCGTGACAACCTGCTTGGCCCGTACCCGCCACAAACGATGCCGCGGCGCGTCGGTGCCGCCTTCGTTCAGGTGTTCGTATCCCAGAATATAGCCGTGATCATAGACGCCCGCGCCCATACAATTCAGGCGCATCGTGACGTTTGGCATCGCGGACAATTCAGCCACGATCTGGTCAATCCAAGCCGTTGCAGCCATGCCTTCGATCTGCGGTTCGTCCACTGCAGCGCGTCCGCCCCAAGCGGCGGTTTGTTCCATCACCAGCACCCGCGCACCTTTGCGCGCGGCAGCTAAAGCACTGGAAAGACCCGCGATTCCGCCACCGATGACCATTACGTCCGTATGAGCGTGGAAGTGTTCGTAGGTGTCGCCATCTTTGCCGATGGGCGCTTTGCCCAGACCCGCTGATTTACGGATGATCGGTTCATAGACATGCTTCCAGAACGGACGCGGGTAGATGAACATTTTGTAGTAGAAACCGGCTGGGAGGAACCGCGACAGTTTGGTGTTGATCGCGCCCACGTCGAATTCCAGAGACGGCCAATGGTTCTGCGATTGTGCTTTCAGACCTTCAAACAACAGCGTCGTTGTGGCGCGTTGGTTGGGTTCAAAATGCGCCCCATCGCCCATATTCATCAACGCGTTCGGTTCTTCAGCGCCCGATGCGACGATGCCGCGTGGGCGGTGATATTTGAACGACCGCCCGACCAGCATTTGGTCGTTGGCAAGAAGTGCCGAGGCGAGCGTGTCGCCTTCAAATCCCTTTAAGTGCTTGCCGTTAAACGTAAAAGACAGCGCCTTGGATGTATCAACAAGGCGGCCTGCAGTTGCCAGACGTGTGCTCATGATAAGTCTCCCCATGACCAACCGGGTCGTTTGGCTGTGATCGCGGCGCGGATATCAGCGGGTGGTTCCGTGGTTTGGGCGGAATAGGTCCCGAACACTTCAAGCGTTGCTGTGCAGCGTGCAGCCAAAAACCATTTGCCGCAGCCGTAGACATGCCGCCAGCGTTCGAAATGCACGCCTTTGGGGTTCTGGCGCACGAACAGGTAGCCTTCGAAGTCTTCGTCGGACGATTCTGGTCCGTAGCGCTTCACATGCGCTTCGCCGCCGCCGTGCAGATCTGTTTCATCGGCATCAACGCCGCAATATGGGCAATGCAAAGTCAGCATGGCGAGACCTCAAGATGTGGGGTGTGATTTGCGTGCACAATACGTGCACAAGGCGTGCACCGCGTGGTCGCGCGAAAAAGAGCGGATGCGTAATTGCATCCGCCCTTCAGAGGTAAGGTGACGTGAGTGGTCGTAGGGCGAACCCTAGTCTGGGGCTTGTGCGATCTGCGATTGGGGCGCGGAGGCACGGTCACCATGGGGTGGTCGGATCGTGTTTTCGACAAACGCGTAGCCAACCAATCCAACGATAGACAGAGCGATGATGAAAAGGCTGTTGGTACGGCCTTTGCTAGATCGATTCTTGGGTGTGCTAAAATCAACCATGACGTGCGCTCCTCTATCTGAGTAACACCTTGCGCTGTATTCACTGTCGTAATCAACTGCGTATTCGCAAAACGCGTTTTGCGGCACCTTTCAGCCGATCGATTATAAAAACGTGCGCGGCGCGCTGCCGAGATAGCGACATTTCGGTTGGATTGCATGCGCATCAGTGAGCCACCCCTGCTGCGACAGATTCATCAATGAATTTGCCTTCACGGAAACGGTACATGGAAAATTCGTCGGTCAGCGGCGATGCGCCCTTTGCCATCAATTCCGCCATGGCCCAGCCGGACCCCGGAATCGCCTTGAACCCACCAGTCCCCCAGCCGCAGTTCACAAAGATACCGTCAACAGGCGTCGCGGACAGGATCGGCGACCGATCCCCTGTCACGTCTACGATTCCGCCCCACTGCCGCAGCATCTTAAGCCGCGAGATCATCGGGAAGGTTTCGACAAGCGCCCGCACGGTTTCTTCGATATGGTGGAATGATCCGCGTTGGGTGTAGTTGTTGTAGCCGTCGGTGCCGCCACCAATCACCATTTCGCCTTTGTCCGATTGCGACAGGTAGCCGTGCACGGTGTTGGCCATGATCACAACGTCCATGCAGGGTTTGATCGGCTCGGAGACCAACGCCTGCAGCGCCACCGATTCGATGGGCAGACGGAACCCTGCCTTTTCAGCCAGCACAGATGCGTGGCCAGCCACCACCATGCCAAGTTTGTTGCAGCCAATGTCGCCTTGTGTCGTTTCAACGCCCGTGACTTTGCCGTTTTCACGTTTGACGCCTGTGACTTCGCATTGCTGGATGATGTCCATGCCCATGTCGGAACAGGCCCGTGCGTAGCCCCATGCGACCGCGTCGTGCCGCGCTGTGCCGCCGCGTGCCTGCCATAGCCCACCCAGAACCGGATAACGCGGACCGTCTATATTGATGATCGGGCAAAGTTCTTTGACGCGCTCTGGTTCGATCCATTCGGTTGTGACCCCTTGCAGCGAATTGGCGTGTGCCGTGCGCTGGTAGCCGCGAATCTCGTGTTGGGTTTGCGCCAGCATGATCACGCCGCGCGGACTGAACATGATGTTGTAGTTCAGGTCTTGAGACAGCCCTTCGTAAAGGCTGCGCGCCTTTTCGTAGATCGCAGCAGATGGGTCTTGCAGGTAATTGGACCGGATGATCGTCGTGTTTCGTCCTGTGTTGCCGCCGCCGAGCCACCCTTTTTCGATGATCGCTACATTGGTGATGCCGAAGTTCTTACCAAGGTAATAGGCCGTTGCAAGACCATGCCCGCCAGCGCCCACGATGATCACATCGTAATGCTTTTTCGGCGGACGCTTTGCCCACGCCCGATCCCAGCCAGTGTGTTGGCGCATCGCTTCGCGCGCGATAGCAAAAGCAGAATAGCGTTTCATCGGTGCAGCCTCATCCTGAATAGCGGTCTTAAAAGTGTTAGTGGGACTTTGGCCGAAACAAAAGGATACTCCACGCGGCAATTCGACGTCATTTTACGACATCGCTTTTGTTACTGTGTGCATGCTGTTGGAACCGTGATGTCGCAGCCCCTTTTCGTGCCGCCCTTGGGACGTTAGGTAGGGTGAAATTGAAGGGCTTCATATCATGCTGTTTTGGATCATCTGCTTTGTGCTGACATGTGTGGTTAGTGTGATTGTCATCACGCCGCTGGTCCGCCCCCCCAAAGAAACCGTCGAAGACCCGCAGGTCGCGCTGTACAAGGCGCAATTAGAAGAAGTTGACCGCGACGTCGCCCGCGAAGTGATCGCGCCAGAAGACGCAGAACGGGCAAAGACCGAAATTGCGCGGCGATTGATTGCGGCGTCGGGCGAGGATCATACGACAACGATAAGCCGGTTTGGCAAGCCGGCCGCTATCGGAACAGGTATTGTTCTGCTGGCGCTATCCGGTGGCATTTATACGCAGTTAGGTGCGCCGGGGTATCCTGATCTGCCGTTGAAGACCCGCATTGCCAATGGCGATGAATTCCGCGCGAACCGACCAAGTCAGGCCGAAGCAGAGGCGAACGCCCCTGCCCTGGAGACCCCTGATTTTCCTGCTGAATACGTCGAATCGATTGATAAGTTGCGCGAACTGGTGCCGTTGCGCCCTGATGAAGTTCAGGGCTGGGAATTGCTTGCCTATCACGAAAGCCAAATGCGGAACTATCCGGCGGCTGCGACTGCCCAAGGTCAGGTGATCGCGCTGAAGGGTGATGATGCCACTGTTGATGAGCTGACCGTCTTGGCCGATTTGCTGGCGGCTGCCGCGGATGGATATGTTTCGCCACAGACAGAAACGATTGCGCGGCGCATCTTGCAGCTTGATCCGAACAATATCGCGGGCCGCTATTATCTTGGTGCGATGTATGACCAAACAGACCGCCCGGATCGCGCGTTGCAGCTGTGGCGTAGCATTCTGGATCGTGGTGCAGCCGAGACCTTCCACCTTGCGCTTGCGCGTCGCTTTGTGGGCGATGCGGCGGTGCGCGCCGGTACGGACTACACCCCGCCACCCGCGACCGAAGTGGCCCTTGAAGACGTCATTGGCAACGAAGACCTGTCCGAAGACGACCAATCCGAGATGATCGCGGGCATGGTCAGCCGTCTTGCGGACCGATTGGCGACACAGGGCGGCCCTGTCGACCAATGGGCCCGCCTGATCGTGGCTTACGGTGTGTTGGGGCAAATGGACGATGCGCGCGACATCCTCGCGGAGGCCCGCGATGTGTTCGGGGCATCCGATGAAGCGATGGGGCTGTTGGATCAAGCCGCAACGCGCGCAGGAGTTGCCGAATGATTTGTGAAACATCAGAGGATTTTCTGGCCGCTTTGCCCGATTTCGGCGCGGTTGCGGGGCTGGACCTTGGGACCGTCACGATCGGAGTTGCGGTGTCGGATGGCATGCGACAGGTCGGCACCCCGCTTGAGACGATCCGGCGCAAGAAATTCGGGCTCGACGCTGCGAAACTGCTCGAGATTTGCGCCAAGCGGGACATCAAAGGTCTTGTTCTTGGCCTGCCGATGAACATGGACGGATCGGAAGGGCCGCGCTGTCAGGCGACCCGCGCATTCGCCCGCAATCTTGAGAAATTGACAGACCTCCCAATCGCTTACTGGGACGAACGTCTGTCCACAGTTGAAGCTGAACGTGTGTTGATCGCCGCAGACACATCACGCAAACGCCGCGCGGACGTCATTGATCACGTGGCCGCAGGTTTCATCCTGCAGGGGTTGTTAGACCGCCTGTCCTACATGAAGAGATCAACATGAGCGACGAGATCTGGAAACGCGCTGAAATCGACAGCCCATGCGTGAAGGTCTGTGTGATTCATCCCGAAACGCGGCTGTGCACCGGTTGCTTGCGGTCGATTGACGAGATTGGCGCGTGGTCTGGCATGACGCCTGAGGCGCGTAAGCTTGTGATGGATGCCCTGCCGGATCGGGCTAGTCTGATCACGAAACGGCGTGGTGGACGTGCGGCAAGGCTTGCCCGCGATTAAGCGTGTGGGAAGACAAAGCAGCGGTCGCGGCGGATCATGATCCACAATGGCGTGCCAGCTTTTGGTAGAAACACGGATGGCACGCGCGCCTTGAGCACCGACCCGTCGTAGTCCATCACGAATTCGACCAGACTGTCAGCCCCCATGAACCGCGCGCGGCGGACGATGCCGCGTGCTGGTGTGCCTTCGGACGGCGTTGGGTTGGGCCCGCGTCCGCCGCGATCAAAGTCGATTTTCAAGTGCTGCGGGCGAATGACGATGTCCACTTTGGTGCCGTCAACAAAGCCCGGCGCCAAGAATTGCCCAAACGGTGTATCCGTTAGCGCCCCTTGAACTTTGCTGGGGATCACGTTGATATCGCTGAAGAAAGCTGCAGCTTCGCGGTCCGCAGGCGCGTTGTAGATGTTGTAAGGAGCGCCGCGTTGCACGACAACGCCGCCCCGCATCAGGGCGATTTCATCGGCCATGCGCATCGCTTCACCCGGCTCGTGCGTGACAAGTAGAACGGCGGTCCCTTCTTCTTTCAGAACCTCAAGCGTTTCGTCGCGGATGTCGTCGCGCAGGCGGTCATCAAGGCCGGAAAACGGTTCGTCCATCAACATGACGCGCGGGCTTGGTGCGAGCGCGCGGGCGAGTGCGATACGTTGTTGTTCGCCGCCGGACAGTTCGTGAGGATAGGCATCGGCGTGGCGCGACATCCCGACTTTGGCGAGCAATTTGGTCACGCGATCAGCCACTTCGGCCTTGGGGGCGCGCAATCCAAAAGCGACGTTTTGCGTCACGCTAAGGTGTGGGAAAAGCGCGAAGTCTTGGAACATCAGCCCGATTGACCGCCCTTCTGGCGGGATCGACATGGTGCCATCGCAGACCAATTGACCATCCACGTAGATGCTGCCGCTATCTTGGGTTTCGACGCCCGCGATCATCCGCAAAGTCGTCGATTTGCCGCAGCCGGACGGTCCCAGCAAACAGGTGACCTGCCCCGGCATCACGCTGAGCGACACATCGTTCACGACCGCGCGTCCTGCAAACGCCTTGCGCAGGTTCCGAATTTCAAGACGCGGAGTGGTCATGTGGGGCTAATCCCTAGTGAAACGATTGGTCTTTGCGTCCCTAACAACAGGCGTTCGCGGGGGCAAGTCAGGTGAGCGCAAAAGGTAGGCTGGCGCGAATGCGACCGTTCACCTGTAAATGGATACGGTGGGCACCGGGATACAAGGTAAATGTCGTCGCGTTATCCTTGAATGTGTGCTTTTTCTTGAGCGTCACTGGCACATTTGCTTTGAGGTCTAACACCTTGAACTTGGATACTTTTGGTGCCGTCGTCCCGTTTGATTTCACAAAATCGATCACGTAGTCCACGATGATTGGCGCATCTGATTTGCTCGACAGTGTTGTCGTAATCTCCAAGGCCTCACCACGTGCAACCGTCTCAGACGAAATCGCGAAATTCACCACGTCAACCGCTGCATCGGGTGCATAACCCAGATGCGCCATTGCCCCGGGATGACCCGCCTTGATCAAGCCACGCAGGGCATGTTTGGCCATCCAGTTCAGCTCTGCCGTGGTTTGTGTGCCGGTATCGCGCCAGTCAGACAATTGATCCAGAACGACATCCGGTTCCTTTTTGGTGATATCATTCAGATGGTTAGCGACCGATCTTGTCACGTATCGTGTGGGGTCGTTGTGCAACTTATCGAGCAGCGGCAACGTGTGGTCCTGCGTTACCCCAATGCTTTGCCCCCAAGGCAGCTTTGGCCGCGTGCCTTCGCTCACAAGTCGGCGCACGTGGTAATTCGGATCAACGGCCCAGTCCTGCATGCGCTCTAACACCGCAGCTTCGTGGGTGTTGAGAAAGGCGCGGATCGAGAATTCCATCGAGAAGCGCTTTGTGATGTCTTCCAGCAGATCCAAAGACGTTGAAAGGTGACCCTCAAGCCCATGATTTTCAACATAAACACCCAAAGGTGCGTAGATGAAATGGCCGAAGTCATCGTCGGTCTTGTCTGTGCTTAGCGGCGGTGGCATTCCGGCTTGGATCGCGTCAGCCGCCGCCTGAAAATCTGTGGGTAGATGATCGGCGAGCACCTCTGCGATCCATGCGATCCGCGCCTTTAATTCCAACGGCCCGAGGCCAGCCATGACCTGATCAACAAACGGCTGCGCTTTGAACACGCCCGCGTCGGCAAAACCGTTCGCCAGACGCGTGACCGTGTCGGTGTTGAACAAGTCGTCCTTTAGGCTGTACCCCGCTGCCATTTTACAGCGTCGCGTTCACGGCGCCGCCATCCAGCAGGATGTTCTGACCAACCATAAAGCCCGCATGCTGCGAACACATGAACGCGCAGGTCGCACCGAATTCGGCGGATGTGCCGTAACGACGGGCC
The Rhodobacteraceae bacterium S2214 genome window above contains:
- a CDS encoding ABC transporter ATP-binding protein → MTTPRLEIRNLRKAFAGRAVVNDVSLSVMPGQVTCLLGPSGCGKSTTLRMIAGVETQDSGSIYVDGQLVCDGTMSIPPEGRSIGLMFQDFALFPHLSVTQNVAFGLRAPKAEVADRVTKLLAKVGMSRHADAYPHELSGGEQQRIALARALAPSPRVMLMDEPFSGLDDRLRDDIRDETLEVLKEEGTAVLLVTHEPGEAMRMADEIALMRGGVVVQRGAPYNIYNAPADREAAAFFSDINVIPSKVQGALTDTPFGQFLAPGFVDGTKVDIVIRPQHLKIDFDRGGRGPNPTPSEGTPARGIVRRARFMGADSLVEFVMDYDGSVLKARVPSVFLPKAGTPLWIMIRRDRCFVFPHA
- the ccmI gene encoding c-type cytochrome biogenesis protein CcmI; translated protein: MLFWIICFVLTCVVSVIVITPLVRPPKETVEDPQVALYKAQLEEVDRDVAREVIAPEDAERAKTEIARRLIAASGEDHTTTISRFGKPAAIGTGIVLLALSGGIYTQLGAPGYPDLPLKTRIANGDEFRANRPSQAEAEANAPALETPDFPAEYVESIDKLRELVPLRPDEVQGWELLAYHESQMRNYPAAATAQGQVIALKGDDATVDELTVLADLLAAAADGYVSPQTETIARRILQLDPNNIAGRYYLGAMYDQTDRPDRALQLWRSILDRGAAETFHLALARRFVGDAAVRAGTDYTPPPATEVALEDVIGNEDLSEDDQSEMIAGMVSRLADRLATQGGPVDQWARLIVAYGVLGQMDDARDILAEARDVFGASDEAMGLLDQAATRAGVAE
- a CDS encoding DUF1289 domain-containing protein → MSDEIWKRAEIDSPCVKVCVIHPETRLCTGCLRSIDEIGAWSGMTPEARKLVMDALPDRASLITKRRGGRAARLARD
- a CDS encoding sarcosine oxidase subunit beta family protein, which encodes MKRYSAFAIAREAMRQHTGWDRAWAKRPPKKHYDVIIVGAGGHGLATAYYLGKNFGITNVAIIEKGWLGGGNTGRNTTIIRSNYLQDPSAAIYEKARSLYEGLSQDLNYNIMFSPRGVIMLAQTQHEIRGYQRTAHANSLQGVTTEWIEPERVKELCPIINIDGPRYPVLGGLWQARGGTARHDAVAWGYARACSDMGMDIIQQCEVTGVKRENGKVTGVETTQGDIGCNKLGMVVAGHASVLAEKAGFRLPIESVALQALVSEPIKPCMDVVIMANTVHGYLSQSDKGEMVIGGGTDGYNNYTQRGSFHHIEETVRALVETFPMISRLKMLRQWGGIVDVTGDRSPILSATPVDGIFVNCGWGTGGFKAIPGSGWAMAELMAKGASPLTDEFSMYRFREGKFIDESVAAGVAH
- a CDS encoding sarcosine oxidase subunit delta, encoding MLTLHCPYCGVDADETDLHGGGEAHVKRYGPESSDEDFEGYLFVRQNPKGVHFERWRHVYGCGKWFLAARCTATLEVFGTYSAQTTEPPADIRAAITAKRPGWSWGDLS
- the ruvX gene encoding Holliday junction resolvase RuvX produces the protein MICETSEDFLAALPDFGAVAGLDLGTVTIGVAVSDGMRQVGTPLETIRRKKFGLDAAKLLEICAKRDIKGLVLGLPMNMDGSEGPRCQATRAFARNLEKLTDLPIAYWDERLSTVEAERVLIAADTSRKRRADVIDHVAAGFILQGLLDRLSYMKRST